The Salvelinus namaycush isolate Seneca chromosome 31, SaNama_1.0, whole genome shotgun sequence genomic interval tgatgaggggtggtcgtttgaccgcggacccattacggacgcaggcaatgaggcagtgatcgctgagatcctggttgaagacagcagaggtgtagggcaggttggtcaggatgatatctatgagggtgcctgtgtttacggatttggggttgtacctggtaggttccttgataatttgggtgagattgagggcatctagcttagattgtaggacgggcGGGGTGTTAAGcctatcccagtttaggtcacctaacagtacaaactctgaagataaatggggggcaattaattcacatatggtgtccagggcacagctgggggctgaggggggtctgtaacaagcggctacagtgagagacttatttctggaaaggtggatttttaaaagtagaaggtcaaactgtttgggcacagacctggatagcatgacagaactctgcgggctgtctttgcagtagattgcaactccacccactttggcagttctatcttggtggaaaatgttgtagttgaggatggaaatttcagaatttttggtggccttcctaagccaggattcagacacggctaggacatcagggttggccgAGTGtaataaagcagtgaataaaacaaacttaggggtgaggcttctgatgttaacatgcattaaaccaaggcttttacggttacagaagtcaacaaatgagagcgcctggggaataggagtggaactgggggctacagggcctgggttaacctctacatcaccggagtaggataagggtatggctaaaggctataagaactggtcgtctagtgcgttggggacagagaataaaaggagcagatttcttgGCGtagtagaatagattcaaggcataatataCAGACacgggtatggtaggatgtgagtacagtggaggtaaacctatgtgttgcctccagagacgaaacctctctcatcgtcacgcATCAATTAACgtaggtgaggtctccgcatatGTGTGGGGTGAGCCGAAGGAACTAAGACATTTTGAGCGGgacagggctctacagtgaaataaaacaataaaaactagccaagacagcagtagacaaggcatattgacattagagagagtcataaagcaatcacaggtgttgatcaggagagctaagacaacaacggatgaatgggcagagcgggtcagttaggtacatacaggacctgagttcgaggctggggccgacaggtaaacaaaatgaggtaccgtgttattgaaacaggCCAGGgtgcatcagctgtgtagcctagtgatcatagggtcaaacGAGTAGCAATACGTGAGTCAAGGTGCTgttcggtagtcactactacgctGGACAAGCAGGGGACAAAGCGTTCAGAAAAAGTTAGCGGCCTGGGGCTAGTAGATGGTTCTACTGCGATACCttaacagaatagcctgttgagaccacatcgggaAATCACGTCGGCAGTCCAGTCGTGCTGGATCGACGGGGCTCCGTGttgacaataaagggtccaggccaactggcaaaggaggtattgtagccctagaattagctggtatatgggcctagctcaaggctagctggtgcttgcttcgggaagAGGCGTTggctaacagtagccactcgtttgcagctagctagctgcgatgatccggagtaatgatccagagcggcaggaatccggtgatatggtggagagagacattccaatatgctctgggttgatatcgcgctgtgcagactggcaggtgatTGTCCGAGCTAAGGCTGGCTGATTCCGGGGGGGAAAAGGCGAGgaccgctagccgtggctaacaaagactagcagctagttagctggctagctcttgatggaagttccagttataaggaataaaaaaaacagatccgtaccacattacATTGGGTGAGGCATGGAGACTGCATGGATATGTGCTGttttatacaccggtcagcaacAGGTgaagctgaaatagccgaatccactaattttaagtgttgtccacatacttttgtatgtatagtgtagCTCAGATATAGAGGATGGGCGTGTCAAGTCATCAGTAAATGTTGAAATGAAATAAATGCAACATTCTAAATCAATTAACTTTGAAACCATGATGTCTATCAAAATTGAATCAATAGAGGATATATTGCTTCATGGCAATTGAATAAAATATATTCTCTCTGGTAAAGCAACAATTTTCAGTATCAGTCCCAGATAATTCAAATGTTACAATAACTGAGGACATGATGGTCTAAATTATACCATCATAAAAAAGGAAGACACTAGGGCaggaggtagcctagcggttaagagtgttgggcctgtAAGTGAAAGGTTGCTGTTTCCAATCCCCAAGCCGACTGAAAAATCTGTCGGTGCCGTTGAGTAATTTTGCTGGAAGTTTTTATGGTTTTTACTACTGTCAACTCTTAACAAAACAGGATTTAAACATGTTTTAAAGATAATGTTCATATCCACACTTTTGCTTCTGTACCGTTTTTAATCAATAGAAGTTGTCAAAGTCAAAGGGGGGTGTTACAGCAACCTGTTACCTGAATTTAGACGAATGCAAGATAATGGTCAAGCTAAAACAAAAGATTCTGAATCAATGGTCTTGGAAGCCATGTCTATggatgaaatatatattttttgtctatCAAAGTTGACTCAATTGATGAAAACAAGATCATTATGGAACATCAAACTAGTCACTTAGATACAGATCATAATGTTGACAATCATGAAAACTGAAACGAGTCACGGatccccacatggcagtttcttgtcatcgttggtagctatctggccatccagaatacACAACTCAGACTTCTGCCCTATTGAACCATGTGCATAGTTTTTCGTGACGACGTCGGCTAACTCATCTATAGCACAAgtcagcttggttggttgctGTCTCTCGCTCCCTGCATCACTTGGTCACAGTAAGGCCCCTCCCCTGCTTGCTAGAGAGGCACCTCTCTCCCTACTGTGGCGCAGCCCTGGTTAATAAAgtagtttagatttttttttaaatatttttttattctgctaCCTTCACTCGATTCTGACCGGGTTTGGATCCTACCTGTCTATATGGTACAGGTCTCTCTctatattaaaatgttttatgtacactaccgttcaaaagtttggggtcacttagaaatttcgttttttttaaaagaaaagcatCACTCGggttgtaattccgatagtgtccacaagatggcagcagtgtgtgtgcaacgGATAACTGAACAACAGGACTTTTAGTGTGAAGTCCCCAgttacatttgggcaaatcgtgaaagAGACattctcattcatattccatttttcTGTAAGAATattgtcaaatctgtatacttggccATATAAGCCATACAACCAGTTTTCATGACTTCATaaggcatgctgtcgtacaaggttagTAGCAACATTTTGCGACCGAGACATGGTTTTTGGATACTCCCGTAAAGCTCAGCTCATTGGTTggttcattaaatagtactcgcaaaacaccagtctcaacgtcaacagtgaagaggtgacttcgggatgctggccttctaggcagagccatgtctcagactggccagtaagccatatctcagactggccaataaaaatagaagattaagatgggcaaaagaacacagacactggatagaggaactctgcctagaaggccagcatcccggagttgcctttTCACTGTgaatgttgagactggtgttttgcgggtactatttaatgaagctgccagttgaggacttgtgaagcatctgtttctcaaactagacactctcatgtacttgtcctctcgctcagttgtgcaccggggcctcccactcctctttctattctggttagagccagttctgtgaagggagtagtacacagcattgtacgagatcttcagtttcttggcaatttctcacatggaatagccttcatttctcagaacaagaatagactgacgagtttcagaagaaaggtctttgtttctggccattttgagcctgtaatcgaacccacaaatgctgatgctccagatactcaactagtctaaagaaggccagttttattgcttctttaatcagaacaacagttttccactgtgctaacatatttgcaaaaggattttctaatgatcaattagcctttttaaaattataaacttggattagctaacacaacgtgtcattggaacacaggagtgatgtttgctgatatggacctctgtacgcttatgtagatattcaattaaaaatcagctgtttccagctacaatagtcatttacaacatttaatgtctacactgtatttctgatcaatttgatgttattttaatggacaaaaagtgcttttctttcaaaaacgagGTCATTtttaaatgaccccaaacttttgaacggtagtgtatatcggGTCCGGGTGGGAAAGCCCCAGGTCCATATCGGAAGGGGTCCAACTGTTTGTACCCATGAAGACCTCTAATTGGGTAGTCATAAATTTGAGATTATAATAACTCTATTTGCAAAAAATAACATTCTGAACAATGCTTTATTTTTTCTTTGCACACATTCGGAGCATTTGCCAAGCTGCTGAAATTGTGCGCTTCCCAAATTTAGGCTATGCGTTTGCGATTTTAAAACCATCCACAATTATTTTTTGGGGAGAcactaatgatcctctgtggctataTCATGCTCTCTGGTTTAGTATTTTGAATAATTTGATTTATTTCTGTAAAGACAGGAGTAATTTACATAATATGGGTAAATGTAATTAAATTGACTTAGGGGGAAGCTTAGCTAACCTATTGGATGCGCTACCTATGGGGAAGGGACTACCTGAATGTTTGTTTCCACTTTcctttgcaaaacgttttgctactttgtgcactaatgaatatggCCCAGTTTGAAAACAATTCACAGGCTGGTAAACGTATGTTTATTTTAATGCTAATGTTAAAAAAAGATTCAGACTAGCGTCCAGTCCAGCTGCTTTATTTGTACATCATCAAGATGCCTCATGCTACATAAACAGAAGATCTATAGGCTCCGGTTATATGGGCCGTTCTAGCTCGGACAAGGCTACTTATTTTTAATTAATGATATTAGTTTGTATAATCCAACTTTGTAAAACCTGCTTAATTTAtagtttatttttatatatatgtgtgtgtgtgtatatatatactcaTAATTCTTTTGTCTTTAGGTCCTGCAAAGGTTTGCAGCAAACCCACAGAGATGTCTTCATTGGAGAATGACTCCTTTCTGGGAGACACAGATGGACTGAATACAGACCCCTCTCCAAGAGACACTGAATCCAACGAAGAGCATATGAGAGCTGCTTTGCCAGAGGGCAACGAGAGAGACAGCCATGAAATCCAGAAAAACAGCAATACTACTAAAAGGATGCGATCCAAAGAAACCAAATGCTTCAAGTGTGATGTTTGTGAGAAGACCTTCAGCCGGAACAACCTACTGGTACAACACAAGCTAACTCACACAAGACCCTTCAAGTGTGATGTGTGTGAAAAGACCTTCAGCAGGAAGGGGTCACTGGAAGCTCACAAGCTAATTCACACACTGGTACATCAGATGCTAATTCACACAGAAGAAAGGCCATTCACTTGTGGTCAATGTGGCAAAACATTCACAATGTCTAAGCAGCTCGAACATCACATGTTGCGTCACAGGGAAAAAACGCTCAGTTGCAAAGTCTGTGGAAATACATTCTCTACCAAGAAAGATCTGAAACGACATCAGCTTGTTCATGCAGTGGAGAGACCGTTCAAGTGCCTGACTTGTGACAAGGGTTTCACATCAAGGAAACTGCTTATCGAGCACGAGAGAATCCACACCGGTGAAAAACCATACAGCTGTGCTGTATGTGGAAAGAGTTACAGACAGCATGGTGGCCTAAATATTCATATGCGAACACATACAGGTGTACGGCCGCACTCATGTTCAGAGTGTGGTAAGGGTTTTATGACAAGCAGCAGCCTCAAAAACCACATGGTTGTTCATACAGGGGAGAAGGCATTTAAATGTGAGACATGTGGAGCTGCTTTCGGCCATAAAGCAAACCTTCAGAGACACCAAGTTCTTCACACAGGGGAGAGACCGTACAAATGTAAAGTGTGTGGGAAAAGCTACCTTCAGTCCACCGACCTAAAAGCTCACATGCACCGTCATGGGGCAACCAAACCATTTATGTGTGACCTATGTGGAAAGACTTTTATGTACAATTTTCAAATGAGACGGCACAATCTAAAATGGCACACAGCTGAAGGAGAGAAGCAGAGGGAacgacagagaagagagagaacgagagagagaaccgCCAAGAGAGCGGGAACCTCAACAAAGCCATTCAGTTGCGACATATGTTTGAACGGCTTCAGCTCCATGTTAACTCTGAAAAACCATCAACGAAGTCACACAGGACTAAAGCAATACTCTTGTTCCATTTGCGGAAAGAACTTTGCCTATAAAAATACTTTGGACTATCACATGAGACTTCACAGTGGGGTGAAGCCCTACGCTTGTAAATACTGTGAAAAGAAATTTGTTCTTAAGCAAGCTCTCGAAGGACATGAGCGAACCCATACAGGTGAAAAGCCCTTCAAATGCAGTTATTGTGACAAGACTTTCTCAGTCAACACCAATCTCAAAAGGCATGAGCGAGTCCACACGGGAGAGAAGCCATTCAAATGTGACGTCTGCGGGAGAGGTTTCAGCCAAGCCAACAATGTCAAAGCCCACATGCAGGTCCACACCGGAGTTAGGCCTTATTATTGCAAGAGATGTGGAAAGGGCTTTTCTGACATAAGACACTACAAAAACCATAGCTGTAATGGTGTGGCAGCAACACGTGATCGGTCTCGTAAATCTTCTGACCGCTCTTTCAGAAATAAGAAAGGAGGTGAAGACAGCAGTGCTTGACTTAATGCATCGGTGATGTAGACTCAGTGATATAATCTCTATCATTCACAGTGGGGCAACTTCCTGCTTTCAGACATCAGGAACAACCGGGATGTATCTGTAGGGTTAAAAGTTCTGGGATGGGTTTCTGGAAAGCCTCGTAGGAAATGAATGTGTCATTTAGATGAGTGCCTGCTGTAATACTTGGAGATATTGCTGTAAGTCTTAGGGTCAATGTTCATGAGGCCAAATTCCTCATGAAGGCATGACTGTTTATTTCTGACAGTGTACAGAATTGCTTAAGATTTTATTTTATACTATTGTGTAAATCATTAAACACCTAATTCATGTGAAAATATCAGAATGAGTCATTCACATTTTGCCTGTCATTttgtctcctttgccaagataacccataGGATTTCTGTTTGAgctatacatttttttatatatatatacactgaacaaaaataaacgcaacatgtaaagtgtactTATTTCTCAGAAATTTTGGCCTGAATTTTTTTACATCACttttagtgaacatttctcctttgccaagataatccatccagctgagtcatgtcaagaagctgattaaacagcatgctcattagataggtgcatcttgtgctggagacaacaaaaggctactctaaaatgtgcagttttgtcacacaacacaatgctacagttttcacaagttttgagggagcgtgcaattggcatgctgactgcaggaatgtccaccaaagctgttgccagagaactgaatgttaatttctctaccataagctgcctccaactttGTTTTggggaatttggcagtacatccaaccggcctcacaaccacagaccacgtgtaaccacgccagcccaggacctcccgGCTTCTTCTCCCGGATCGTCTGATACCAGCCAcctagacagctgatgaaactgagtgtTTCAggctgtaataaagcccttttgtggggaaaaacttattctgattggctgggactGGCTCCCCAGTGCCCACCcctggctgcacccctgcccagtcattgAAAGCCATAGAATAGGGCCTAATGATTTCAtctcaattgactgatttccttatgaactgtaacacagtaaaatgtgatattgcatgttgtgtttatttttgttcactatATAGATAGATCAATCTCTTGGCATTAATACACATGAAGccctttatatttttttttacacactgATGTCCAGTGGCATCACTCAGTCTTTTGGAGCTTGGTTAATTTAAATTGGGAATTTGGAATCAACTTGGGAATCaagtataatttaaaaaaaaaatctgaccttCTCAACAAAAACCTTGCGTCAGTTCTACTTTTATAATTAtttacagtacctgtcaaaagtttggacacctactcattccagggtttttctttattatgactattctctacattgtagaataatggtgaagacatcaaaactgtgaaataacacatggaatcatgtagtaaccaaaaaattgtttaATAAAGAAAATATTTGGTATGGCTACATAAGGGTAACGCTAGCTGAAGTATCTGTTTATTAAAAGTAATTTAACCTACGCTCCAGTTTGCCATTATACAAGGAACAAACATAACATGGTGTCAGATTGGTAGTCGCTATGACGAGACAGAGAAAATTCATAAAATACTCTGCTTCTGGGCTCTGTAGTATTTGAGATTGGaatgtggctgtggctgtggaacacagagagacacttgGACATCAAAAGCTTGAATAATTGAAcagtatttctgtattccaagcAGTTGGggtggtccgtggacacttaaggaaCAGTCATGTCGAGTTTGTTTCATTTGATGACCTCACGAAGGACAGGAGACACACGGTTTCTTTGTTTATATACACTTCTCAATTATGGAGTTTGAATGTTGtataaaataaatgattaagcaTAAGAATACTTTTGGAGAGATAACAATGTGATTTTAGTCTTCTACACAGTGCCATGGAACGCCCCCTTTTCTACTCCTGTATAAAACCACCGTGACAAACTTTAGATTAGACCAGAAAACATGGAAGCTgtcgctacatgttgaaatggttggcAACTCTACCAAAAGTACAAGACCAGAGAACACGGAGATCATCCCCACGCTGAAATGGTTAAGAAAAATACCAATTATTAAAGACCAATTATTCAGGCTGCAGCTGTTTAAGTACTTCAGTCTGTTAATCGCAACCAGTCGAATGACAGAATAGTACGTCTGACgtatccattacaacagacactatcCAGAGCCCGCTGAGAAAACTACAACCACAAACGACTTTGGGACTTCTGGGGAATGCAACAAGACATTCTATCCAGCAGATGCACCGGcaactacagagagagacaacaaaggcATACACTCGTAAATATGTCAATTGCAATTTCTTTTCGAATGTTCAAAGTATTAGCATTTCCATGAGTGTAGTCAACTGTATGTATCTGGGTCCACTCTGAGTTTCCCGCCCTTGAactgtccccacccctttcctttgtctaccaagccgtgaTATTGGTTTcatccactagggacttttcctTTGTATCATGTTAGTAACCAATGTATgacctattgtgtgtgtgtttatgtaattctgtgattgATTAGTTGGTTAGTAAATAAATAAgacaatttgtatatcgctgattcatgatttatgGTTGGTTTATGGTTGGtttgtgcagatatccaagggtttgcgacattcaggaatgagactgatgaggtaataatacattaatagAAGATGTAATCGATAAGAtaataaaatatctgaagagttatgtTCGGGAAATTGCAACTCTATAAACAaaattttcccgtggtgccccgacttcctagttgaTTACTATTCCGTGATTCGTTTAATCACGGaataattacacatagagaattgatttgataatataacagtcttcacatttaatgacagCAAATGCTATGACAATACCATTGACTGTGAATGAAACTATAATACCATTGACTGTGAATGAAACTATAATACCATTCAAGCACGATACTGGAGCTCAGGTAAACCTGTTGTCGCTGGATGACTACAAAACACTGAAAGTGAAGAGCAAAACACACCCTGTGAAAATCAAGGTTACTGGTTATACTGGGGAGAATGTCCCAGTCAAAGGAAGCAGCATAGTAACTTTACAGCACAAAGGAAAACAGTTCAAAGCACAGCTGCTGATCGCACAAAAGAGGGTGCAGCCTATCCTTGGAATCAGTGCATATGAAAAGCTCAATTTGGTGAAAAGAGTTTATGTAGTTCCATCACAGACTGAAAATGACCAAGAATCACTACTGACTGAGTACAAGGATGTGTTTGAGTGTCTCCGATATTTACCTGGAGAACACAAATATGTACAGATGACAAAATTACTCCAGTTGTGCATGCATGCAGAAAAGTTCCATTTACACTGAGGAAAAAGCTCAAGCAGGTTTCAGATTTCTTCGTCTACCATATGGGATTCTCTCAGGGCTAGAGGTCTAAAACAAGACAATCCTCATGATCTTTGAGCACATTTCAGGAGTAGAGACCACGATGGACAACATCATTGTCTGGGGGTTCACAAAATAAGAACACAATGCAAGAGTGAGAGAAGTGCTGGACCTGACACGGAAAGTCAACCTGAAACTAAACAAGGACAAATGCGAGTTTGGTGTAAAAACACTTACCTTCGTGGGAGACGTATTTTCAGAGGATGGAGTCAAACCAGACCTGAGGAAAGCATATCAGCCATCAACAACACAGAGCACCCGAAGAACAAGGAAGACATGAGACGCTTCATGGACATGATCACGTACCTTGCAAAGCACAGTCCGCTCCACTCAGATGTCTTCCCTTCTTCTTCCCTTCTCTTCTGGGAAGACAATCCCAGAAGAGCCAGCACTCAGGTTCTGTGATCCAGAGAAAAGAACAAGGATTTCTGCAGACGCGTCACAGTTTGGCCTGGGAGCAGTTCTTCTGCAACAGCATGACGACACATGGCAACCCGTCACTTATGTGTCCAGAGCCTTGACAGGCGCAGAGACAAGGTATGCACAAATAGAGAAAAAACTACTGGCGAGCACATACGCGTGTGAAAGGTTACACCCAATACGTCTATGGACAAGCCTTCGAAGTAGAAACAGACCACAAACCATTGGTGTCAATCATGTCTAAGCCACTGAATGATTGTCCAATGAGAATCTAGAGAATGTTGATCAGACTGCAAAAGTATGATGTGAACATGATCTACACCCCAGGAAAGTTCATGTTTGCCACTGACACTCTTTCTCGGGCAGTCGACCAAAAAGAGAGCGccgacacacagaaacactgagATTCAGGCCTACATCAACATGATCGTAGCACCACTTCCTGTGTCTTCTGAGAAAATGGAGCAGATCAAAAGAGAGACCTCAGCTGACCAAACAATGACAGAGTTGAAAGAAACAATACTGATAGGATGGCCCGCACAGAAAAACAACTGTCCAAGGAGAAAACAGGATTACTGGATGTGCAGAGCGGAGCTCACCATTGTGAATGACATAGTGTTCAAAGGCAACAAGATTGTCATTCCCATGACACTACGCAAAGAAATGCAAAAAAATTAAATAGAAAGAAAGGTGGACCACTTGGAAAAGGAAGAATACAAAGGACGAGCACGAGAAGTAATGTACTGGTCAATAATGAACCAAGAAAATCGTCCAGACCACTGCTTTATGTGAACTGTGTttacctacagtcgtggccaaaagttttgagaatgacacaaatattaatttccacaaagtttgctgcttcagtgtctttagatatttttgtcagatgttactatggaatactgaggtataattacaagcatttcataagtgtcaaaggcttttaatgacaattacatgaagttgatccaaagagtcaatatttgcagtgttaacccttctttttcaagacctctgcaatccgccctggcatgctgtcaattaacttctgggccacatcctgactgatggcatcccattcttgcataatcaatgcttggagtttgtcagaatttgtgggtttttgtttgttcacccgcttcttgaggattgaccacaagttctcaatgggattaagatctGGGGAGTTTCGATGGGAAATATCGacgttttgttccccgagccacttagttatcacttttgccttatggcaaggtgctccatcatgctggaaaaggcattgttcgtcaccaaaacGTTTCCTTGatgttgctctcggaggatgtgttggtaccattctttattcatggctgtattcttaggcaaaattgtgagtgagtccactcccttggctgagaagcaaccccacacatgaatggtctcaggatgctttactgttggcatgacacaggactgatggtagcgctcaccttgtcttctccggacaagc includes:
- the LOC120025461 gene encoding zinc finger protein 23-like, producing MASCYVSESEGKMATAYNMFQLETTSIMAVVVETAMTEMGKFLTTGPNSYVCNSERELYTIMNLVTGEAIRKICQLFLVVSSSLQNENDKLKTKVEQMDEVLKTKVEQMDEDMKALTEKAEHYRASLAKMQAQAEPKGPTHILLNGMIFAIPPVGLSMFSGITAASTLPGNVSQANTVTNAMSVCAGPAKVCSKPTEMSSLENDSFLGDTDGLNTDPSPRDTESNEEHMRAALPEGNERDSHEIQKNSNTTKRMRSKETKCFKCDVCEKTFSRNNLLVQHKLTHTRPFKCDVCEKTFSRKGSLEAHKLIHTLVHQMLIHTEERPFTCGQCGKTFTMSKQLEHHMLRHREKTLSCKVCGNTFSTKKDLKRHQLVHAVERPFKCLTCDKGFTSRKLLIEHERIHTGEKPYSCAVCGKSYRQHGGLNIHMRTHTGVRPHSCSECGKGFMTSSSLKNHMVVHTGEKAFKCETCGAAFGHKANLQRHQVLHTGERPYKCKVCGKSYLQSTDLKAHMHRHGATKPFMCDLCGKTFMYNFQMRRHNLKWHTAEGEKQRERQRRERTRERTAKRAGTSTKPFSCDICLNGFSSMLTLKNHQRSHTGLKQYSCSICGKNFAYKNTLDYHMRLHSGVKPYACKYCEKKFVLKQALEGHERTHTGEKPFKCSYCDKTFSVNTNLKRHERVHTGEKPFKCDVCGRGFSQANNVKAHMQVHTGVRPYYCKRCGKGFSDIRHYKNHSCNGVAATRDRSRKSSDRSFRNKKGGEDSSA